Within Amygdalobacter nucleatus, the genomic segment TCGGAGAGACTGTGGAAAAGTACGAAAAAGTAATTGTACCTGTCGTGTTTATTGGACTCGGTCTATATATATTAACTGAAAATGGGACGATTAATTATTTCATAGGTCAAGTCCTAAAAGTGGTGTAAATTCATTTCCTTCCCTTTATCTGCTATTTTTATGTTCAAACTCAAACGAGAAAATAAGTGGTGCTTCCACCGTCACGGCGCTTCATTGTGCTATCTGATGCAGTAATGCGAACATAAAAATCGTGTATGACAGTCGAAAAATCCCATTCGTGCAAATGTGTTGCAATATGCGATACAGTATTTTACGATGTGTGCATGGAGATTGGTTGATATGGCAGTTACTAAAAGTGCGAATGTGAATGTGAGAATACAAGAAAATATTAAGCAGCAGGCGGAGCAGATTCTGGAAACTATTGGAATTCCTAGGGCTACTGCTATTGACATGTTTTATCGTCAAATCATTCTTAATAAGGGTATTCCATTTTCGCTTACTATTCCAAAGTCGTTTCCAGCACAAGATGATATGGATGAGAAAACGTTTAACGCGTTGGTGGCTAAAGGTTATGATCAGGCGGTTCATGGTGATAGTTATCCGATAGATGATGTTTTTGAAGAGCTTGGACGTTGATTAGCAGCCGTGGTGTGAACTTGGTTTTAGAAGAATACGCGTAAAAAATTATTACGTTTATTTTTGTGTTGATGATAGTAGAAAAGAAGTTCAAATACTCGCGGTTATCTACGTGAGAAGAGACCAGACTAAACAACTGGAACAATTGTAATGTAAACGTTGTTATTAAGCCAATCTTAAACTTTTTAACGATAGCTTTTCCTATCGTTAAAAAGTGCACCCAATATCCATAGTGTGCACTCAAAAAAGTGTAGCTATACTTGGAGTTCTCTCAATCCACGTTGAGACGGTCGTATTGATGTCACGGGTTGACCGGTGAGGTGCATAAAAGTGCCGTATTTCCGGGATTTTCGGGCAATGGGCCGTCAGCGTCAGCGGGCGAAATTGACCGCAAAAACCGCTCCGACAGAACATATCAACTGCTTCTGCCAGAGGGTTGAGTTAGTGATATGGATGTTTTTGTGATAGGGTTGAAACAGTGATATGGATGACCGAAGGGAAATCTGTATTTGTTGATGCAAATAACATAAGAATATGCAGTTGCTACCGCTGGTTGCGTAATTGCAAACTGCTGTGTATGGAGTTCTACCCGATGTTCAGGTATGCTCTGAATGAAAGGAGGAAAACGTGGTACTTTCAGAAAAACTATATGAGCTTCGAAAGAAAGGCGGCCTTTCACAGGAGCAGCTTGCAGAGCAGTTGGGCGTATCCAGACAGGCGATATCAAAGTGGGAATCCGGTAAGGCAATTCCAGAAAGCGATACTCTTATTTCCATCAGTAAGTATTTCAATGTAACGCTTGATTATTTGATGAAAGAAGATGGCTCTGCCGTATCTGAATCGGTGGCAAACACCGAGAGTGATCAGCCGAGAACAAATACCAGAAGAGAAAAGCGTATTCTTGGAATAGTCACCTGTATTGCTGGAATTGTTTGTTTGATTGTTTGGGGACTCGTTTCAATTTTTATGCCATCAACGTCAAGCCAAATCAGTGATTCATCAATGATTACCATAGACGGAGATGGAATATTTCTGATTATCTGCCTTGCGGCCATAATTGCCGGCGCAGTTTTGCTCCTTAAGAGTACATCTAACAAATAAGGAGGATCTTTATGAAGGCTTTATCTACTGTATTTTTGGTTATGGCAGTTCTTCTGTCTGATGTTATGTGCGCCG encodes:
- a CDS encoding type II toxin-antitoxin system RelB/DinJ family antitoxin; translation: MAVTKSANVNVRIQENIKQQAEQILETIGIPRATAIDMFYRQIILNKGIPFSLTIPKSFPAQDDMDEKTFNALVAKGYDQAVHGDSYPIDDVFEELGR
- a CDS encoding helix-turn-helix domain-containing protein, with the protein product MVLSEKLYELRKKGGLSQEQLAEQLGVSRQAISKWESGKAIPESDTLISISKYFNVTLDYLMKEDGSAVSESVANTESDQPRTNTRREKRILGIVTCIAGIVCLIVWGLVSIFMPSTSSQISDSSMITIDGDGIFLIICLAAIIAGAVLLLKSTSNK
- a CDS encoding cadmium resistance transporter, with protein sequence MEKYEKVIVPVVFIGLGLYILTENGTINYFIGQVLKVV